One window of the Dethiosulfovibrio russensis genome contains the following:
- the secA gene encoding preprotein translocase subunit SecA, whose product MLGKLKKVLGLDPNERALKRYGKIAEEIGGLESSVQKLSDEEILGAVEEIKSDLSSLDGQDLRDALNRHLPRVFAMVREASVRNLGLRHFDVQLMGGVALHEGNIAEMKTGEGKTLVAPLAVILNALTGRGVHVITVNDYLAKRDASWMEPLYNALGLSVGVIYSFMDPEERRKAYEADITYGTNSEFGFDYLRDNMVLSQTQMVQRGHNFCIVDEVDSILIDEARTPLIISGPSEDSEEPYSRADQIASRLSGVAKDPNEVKPSMLDGQERPEPDGDFEYDEKERSVALTSRGIAKCEEMLGTPDLFTDMAHADMAHKILQAIKARTLFQRDTHYVVKEGEIVIVDEFTGRLMFGRRYSDGLHQAIEAKEGVKIGKESQTLATITLQNYFRMYRKLAGMTGTAATEAEEFKEIYGLGVVVIPTNRPVVRDDMADQVYRTKTEKFAAVADEIQTVSSEGRPILVGTTSVDQSERLAKMLKARKVPHQVLNAKYHEKESLIVAQAGRLGAVTVATNMAGRGTDILLGGNPEYLAQEELRKEGADPNSSPERYEVLLESYKKACSEEKARVLELGGLCILGTERHEARRIDNQLRGRSGRQGDPGSSRFFLSLEDDLLRLFGSERIQGIMGKLGLEEGEAIEHGLLTRAIESAQKKVEQLHYDIRRQLLMYDNVMNRQREAVYDERQRILSDEDVVLHGWEIVGGVVEDVLDRAFPENGDVDPESAKSRLKAIFWPGVEAPLDGVDSLQGLPEAKEAILDDMKSRYYDRVEKLGEDVCKDLFRFISLHVLDGSWKEHLLAMDALRQGIGLRAVGQKDPLLEYQFESYSLFQESMSQVRESIAQLLFRVAVVSEERVPRRNQVKESRDLFLPTPGGAPVPGSDAGDGRHEPFRRQGRKIGRNEPCPCGSGKKYKNCCGRNA is encoded by the coding sequence TTGTTAGGCAAGTTAAAGAAGGTCCTCGGTTTGGATCCCAACGAGAGGGCCCTGAAGCGCTACGGTAAGATAGCGGAGGAGATCGGCGGCTTGGAATCCTCCGTTCAGAAACTATCCGACGAGGAAATCCTCGGAGCGGTAGAGGAGATTAAGTCCGATCTGTCTTCCCTGGACGGTCAGGATCTTCGAGATGCTCTGAATCGCCATCTGCCTCGGGTGTTCGCCATGGTCAGGGAGGCCTCCGTCAGAAATCTGGGACTGCGCCACTTCGATGTGCAGCTCATGGGGGGCGTAGCCCTTCACGAGGGTAACATCGCCGAGATGAAGACCGGAGAGGGAAAGACCCTGGTGGCCCCTCTTGCGGTGATCCTCAATGCCCTGACCGGTCGGGGTGTCCACGTCATAACTGTGAACGACTATCTGGCGAAGAGGGACGCCTCCTGGATGGAGCCCCTATACAACGCCTTGGGACTGTCCGTAGGGGTCATCTATTCCTTCATGGATCCAGAGGAGCGTAGGAAGGCCTACGAGGCGGACATAACCTACGGTACCAACAGCGAGTTCGGTTTCGACTACCTTCGAGACAACATGGTGCTCTCCCAGACTCAGATGGTCCAAAGAGGCCATAATTTCTGCATAGTCGACGAGGTGGACTCGATACTCATCGACGAGGCCAGGACGCCTCTCATAATATCCGGTCCCTCTGAGGACAGCGAGGAGCCCTACAGCAGGGCGGACCAGATAGCTTCCAGGCTATCTGGGGTGGCGAAGGACCCCAACGAGGTCAAGCCATCTATGCTGGACGGTCAGGAGAGACCGGAACCGGACGGAGATTTCGAGTACGACGAAAAGGAGCGTTCCGTGGCCCTGACCTCTCGAGGGATAGCCAAATGCGAGGAGATGCTGGGGACCCCCGACCTGTTCACCGACATGGCCCACGCCGACATGGCCCATAAGATCCTCCAGGCCATCAAGGCCAGGACCCTCTTCCAGAGGGATACCCACTACGTGGTCAAGGAGGGCGAGATCGTAATAGTAGACGAGTTCACCGGTCGTCTGATGTTCGGTCGACGTTATTCCGACGGTCTGCACCAGGCTATAGAGGCCAAGGAAGGGGTCAAGATAGGTAAGGAAAGCCAGACCCTTGCCACCATAACCCTTCAGAATTACTTCCGGATGTACAGAAAACTAGCTGGTATGACCGGTACCGCCGCCACCGAGGCCGAGGAGTTCAAGGAGATATACGGTCTCGGGGTCGTGGTGATACCGACGAACCGTCCTGTGGTAAGGGACGACATGGCCGATCAGGTCTACCGTACCAAAACCGAGAAATTCGCCGCTGTAGCCGACGAGATACAGACTGTGTCTTCGGAGGGGCGACCGATTCTAGTCGGTACCACGTCGGTGGATCAGTCCGAGAGACTGGCGAAGATGCTCAAGGCCAGAAAGGTACCTCATCAGGTGCTGAACGCGAAGTACCATGAGAAGGAATCTCTCATAGTCGCTCAGGCGGGAAGGCTGGGAGCCGTAACGGTGGCTACCAACATGGCCGGTAGAGGGACCGACATATTGCTGGGAGGTAACCCGGAATATCTCGCCCAGGAAGAGCTTCGCAAGGAGGGTGCCGACCCCAACTCGTCTCCGGAACGTTACGAGGTGCTTTTGGAGAGCTATAAAAAAGCCTGTAGCGAGGAAAAGGCAAGGGTCCTGGAGCTAGGAGGTCTATGTATCCTCGGCACGGAGCGTCACGAGGCCAGGCGCATAGACAACCAGCTGAGGGGCCGTTCCGGTCGTCAGGGCGACCCCGGCAGCTCCCGATTTTTTCTCTCCCTGGAGGACGATCTTCTCAGGCTATTCGGGTCGGAGAGAATCCAGGGGATAATGGGCAAGCTGGGGCTGGAGGAAGGGGAGGCCATAGAACACGGTCTTTTGACCAGGGCCATAGAGTCGGCACAGAAAAAGGTGGAGCAGCTTCACTACGATATTCGTCGCCAGCTCCTCATGTACGACAACGTGATGAACCGTCAGAGGGAGGCGGTCTACGACGAGAGACAGAGGATTCTCTCCGACGAGGACGTCGTCCTTCACGGATGGGAGATCGTCGGTGGAGTCGTGGAAGACGTCCTGGATCGGGCCTTTCCGGAGAACGGCGATGTGGATCCTGAGAGCGCGAAGAGTCGTCTGAAGGCTATCTTCTGGCCCGGGGTGGAAGCTCCTCTTGACGGAGTGGACAGTCTACAGGGTCTTCCGGAGGCCAAGGAAGCTATACTGGACGATATGAAGTCTCGTTACTACGATAGAGTGGAGAAGCTAGGCGAGGATGTATGCAAAGACCTGTTCCGCTTTATCTCTCTCCACGTGCTGGACGGCAGCTGGAAGGAACATCTTCTGGCCATGGACGCTTTGAGGCAGGGTATAGGGCTTCGGGCGGTCGGTCAGAAGGACCCCCTGCTGGAGTATCAGTTCGAGTCCTACTCTCTGTTCCAGGAATCCATGTCCCAGGTCAGAGAGTCTATAGCCCAGCTACTGTTCCGAGTCGCGGTCGTATCGGAGGAGAGGGTACCTAGACGTAACCAGGTCAAGGAGAGCAGAGACCTTTTTCTGCCGACCCCGGGGGGAGCTCCCGTCCCGGGGTCCGACGCGGGAGATGGCCGTCACGAGCCTTTCCGTCGCCAGGGCAGAAAGATAGGGAGAAACGAGCCATGCCCCTGTGGCAGCGGTAAGAAATACAAAAACTGCTGTGGTAGGAACGCTTGA
- a CDS encoding YybS family protein has protein sequence MNGTKSLVESSLLTGLAVVLFLAARFIPVAGIVLSLLCPAPLVVLGLRHRPQRAALALCVATAIVGLLGGPISSVSFFLGFGILGVGLGILAARFDKAVDIMLYGIVLSLVSKLILMSVLTWITGVNPFDPDVEQLRATMTKVFSLYGGGGESIEGVKTQMEMTLKAIPLMFPAMITMASALDCLLSYVVSRRILLRIGGGSLPPVPPFGSWRFPKSLFWAFALSVLLLVFESSMKDPLLSRVGLNLRLLVSMLFMIQGMAVGWDYMDFRGVGKGWRYALVTLAVLIPLLSQVAVVAGLLDIWIDLRKKYRR, from the coding sequence ATGAACGGAACCAAAAGCCTGGTGGAATCCTCCCTCTTGACGGGGTTGGCGGTGGTCCTGTTTCTGGCTGCTCGGTTCATTCCGGTGGCTGGGATCGTCCTGTCCTTGCTATGTCCCGCCCCTCTTGTCGTGTTGGGATTAAGACACCGTCCTCAGAGGGCGGCTCTGGCCCTTTGCGTGGCCACCGCCATCGTCGGTTTACTGGGAGGGCCTATCTCCTCGGTATCCTTCTTTCTGGGATTCGGGATACTGGGAGTAGGGCTCGGAATTCTGGCCGCTCGCTTCGACAAGGCGGTCGATATAATGCTCTACGGCATCGTCCTTTCTCTGGTGAGCAAACTGATCCTCATGTCCGTCCTTACCTGGATAACCGGGGTCAACCCCTTCGACCCCGATGTGGAGCAACTCAGGGCGACTATGACGAAGGTGTTCTCTCTCTACGGAGGAGGGGGCGAGTCCATCGAGGGGGTAAAGACACAGATGGAGATGACCCTGAAGGCCATTCCTCTCATGTTTCCCGCTATGATAACCATGGCCAGCGCGTTGGACTGCCTTCTCAGCTACGTCGTGTCCCGCAGGATACTTCTCAGGATAGGGGGAGGCTCTTTGCCTCCGGTGCCGCCTTTTGGAAGCTGGCGTTTTCCCAAAAGTCTATTCTGGGCCTTTGCTCTCTCCGTGCTGTTGTTGGTGTTCGAATCGTCGATGAAAGACCCTCTTCTGTCGAGGGTCGGGTTGAATTTGAGGTTGCTTGTCAGCATGTTGTTCATGATCCAGGGAATGGCAGTCGGATGGGACTACATGGACTTTCGAGGAGTGGGAAAGGGATGGCGATACGCCTTGGTGACACTGGCTGTTTTGATTCCCTTGCTCTCTCAGGTAGCTGTTGTCGCCGGTCTGTTGGATATTTGGATCGATCTGAGAAAAAAATACAGGAGGTGA
- a CDS encoding single-stranded DNA-binding protein: protein MARGFNKVILMGNLAKDPQIRYTASKQAVATFSVAVNRSWKGKNGELQESVDFIPVVVWGAQAENCERYLSKGRPVLVEGRIQVRNYDDKSGQRRWVTEVVANDITFLPSGGRRDDRPSSQGDYDGGHRNDGDQGQPRSFRDDFGGGDFPMDISEMGSTADEDEADIPF from the coding sequence ATGGCTCGTGGATTCAATAAGGTTATACTCATGGGGAATCTGGCCAAGGATCCTCAGATTCGTTACACCGCCAGTAAACAGGCCGTGGCCACCTTCTCCGTGGCGGTAAACCGCAGCTGGAAGGGTAAAAACGGCGAGCTACAGGAATCGGTGGATTTCATTCCCGTCGTGGTATGGGGCGCTCAGGCTGAAAACTGCGAGCGTTATCTCTCCAAGGGACGTCCCGTCCTGGTCGAGGGGCGCATACAGGTCCGCAACTACGACGATAAATCGGGACAGAGACGATGGGTCACCGAGGTCGTGGCAAACGATATAACCTTCCTGCCGTCCGGTGGGAGGAGGGATGACCGTCCATCCTCTCAGGGCGACTATGACGGGGGACATCGGAATGACGGTGACCAAGGTCAGCCTCGCAGTTTCCGTGACGATTTCGGCGGAGGCGATTTCCCCATGGATATATCGGAGATGGGCTCCACAGCCGACGAAGACGAGGCAGATATACCCTTTTAA
- the rpsF gene encoding 30S ribosomal protein S6, translating into MRPYEMMVLLEADLEDHSAELDGIKEVIAKLGGDVDKVDIWGKRRLAYPIDKRTEGYYALVYFKLDPSKQKEMTRLLSLRTAIVRNLVIRLDQE; encoded by the coding sequence ATGCGTCCATATGAAATGATGGTGCTTCTCGAGGCCGACCTCGAGGACCACAGCGCAGAGCTTGATGGAATCAAGGAGGTCATCGCCAAACTTGGCGGCGACGTCGATAAGGTCGATATCTGGGGAAAAAGGCGTCTCGCCTATCCTATCGATAAGCGTACCGAGGGATATTACGCCCTGGTCTACTTCAAGCTGGATCCTTCCAAGCAGAAGGAGATGACCAGGCTTTTAAGCCTGCGTACCGCTATCGTTCGTAACCTGGTGATCCGACTGGACCAGGAGTAG
- the pgsA gene encoding CDP-diacylglycerol--glycerol-3-phosphate 3-phosphatidyltransferase, whose product MPSSLNVPNLLSLSRIFLAPLVVFLLTVRIDLDIPYLVNLGLNITYGDIFAGVVFIIAALTDTADGYIARKKGIVTNFGKFIDPLSDKVLVVAALISLVELGRLPAWMVVVIVSRDFVVSGLRMVAAVEGVVIAASWAGKAKTVVQIVAISMMIFNVPLAFPAMWLALLLTVWSGAVYLANGWELIVDTD is encoded by the coding sequence ATGCCCTCGTCTTTGAACGTCCCTAACCTTTTGAGCCTGTCCAGGATCTTTCTGGCCCCGTTGGTCGTATTCCTTCTCACCGTGAGGATAGACCTCGATATACCCTATCTGGTGAACCTCGGACTTAACATAACCTACGGGGATATTTTCGCCGGGGTAGTCTTCATAATAGCCGCCCTCACAGATACCGCCGACGGCTACATAGCCAGGAAAAAGGGGATCGTGACCAACTTCGGAAAGTTTATAGACCCCCTGTCCGACAAGGTCCTGGTCGTGGCGGCCTTGATCTCCCTGGTGGAGCTAGGACGTCTTCCTGCTTGGATGGTCGTGGTGATCGTATCCAGGGATTTCGTCGTAAGCGGTCTGAGGATGGTTGCTGCGGTGGAGGGAGTCGTGATCGCCGCCTCTTGGGCCGGAAAGGCCAAGACGGTAGTGCAGATCGTAGCGATAAGCATGATGATATTCAACGTTCCCTTGGCTTTTCCGGCTATGTGGTTGGCCCTCCTGCTGACCGTCTGGTCCGGTGCCGTGTATCTCGCCAACGGATGGGAGCTTATAGTCGATACCGACTGA
- a CDS encoding septum formation initiator codes for MPRLRWILFWAMVALFFAVFSTAMIRERRRVAELSQAVSIKEDELRKLSDDLERSRQKLEFYGTDKGKARLARDQFNLVFPGERIYRLSVESDDVLPESGR; via the coding sequence GTGCCTCGGCTCAGATGGATTCTTTTCTGGGCCATGGTCGCTTTGTTTTTCGCTGTGTTTTCCACGGCTATGATAAGGGAGAGACGCAGGGTAGCAGAACTCTCCCAGGCGGTCTCTATCAAGGAAGATGAGCTTCGAAAACTGAGCGACGATCTGGAGAGGTCCAGGCAAAAACTGGAGTTTTACGGCACCGATAAAGGCAAGGCCAGGCTGGCGAGGGATCAGTTCAATCTCGTTTTTCCCGGCGAGAGGATATACCGTCTCTCGGTTGAGTCCGACGACGTCTTGCCTGAAAGCGGCCGTTAG
- the rplI gene encoding 50S ribosomal protein L9, translated as MKVILLEDVKKLGRKNEIVEVSDGYGRNFLFPRKLAVEADGANLKKLEEKRESSKRKDQQARSEAEEQRKHLQDRQVILAVTTGEGGRLFGSVTTAQIADGISKQFGISVDKKNVKMADAVKSLGSYPFTVKLYQGVDASMTLKVEAQ; from the coding sequence TTGAAGGTTATATTGCTGGAAGACGTTAAAAAGCTTGGTAGAAAAAACGAGATAGTCGAGGTCTCCGACGGTTACGGAAGGAATTTCCTTTTTCCACGAAAACTGGCCGTCGAGGCCGACGGGGCGAACCTTAAAAAGCTCGAGGAAAAGAGGGAGTCGTCCAAGAGAAAGGATCAGCAGGCTAGATCCGAGGCGGAGGAACAGAGAAAACACCTTCAGGATAGACAGGTGATACTGGCAGTGACGACCGGAGAAGGAGGTCGTCTATTCGGCAGCGTGACCACCGCCCAGATAGCCGACGGAATATCGAAGCAGTTCGGGATCTCGGTGGACAAGAAAAACGTCAAAATGGCCGATGCGGTAAAATCTCTGGGAAGCTATCCTTTTACCGTAAAACTCTATCAGGGAGTCGATGCTTCCATGACACTAAAGGTGGAGGCCCAGTAA
- the argS gene encoding arginine--tRNA ligase translates to MADVTTILRDLIGEALSDMARQKEVSSDLLPEVHLERPKREDQGDWATNVAMQACKLLGEKPRDLAAMVVDRLKDDEHIRSVEVAGPGFINFFLADRWIGNVISSVLSSGDDYGRCDLGKGRKVQVEFVSANPTGPLHVGHGRGAAVGDIVGNILDFSGWKVEKEYYVNDAGLQMSNLGKSTQSRYFELLGQADKAPFPEDGYKGDYIYDLARQVMDDHGDEYLSVDLEESLPFFRDFSSRVILDGIKADLERFGVTFNCWFSEKSLYENDQVPDTVEALRKRGYSYEEDGAIWFRSTDFGDDKDRVLFRSNGVPTYFASDVAYHKNKFDRGFDLAIDVWGADHHGYVPRMRAAVEALGKSPDDNFAVTLIQFVNLLRDGEQVSMSTRSGQFVTLSDVIDEVGVDATRFYFVMRRSDSHLDFDLELAKRESSDNPVFYVQYANARIASITRNLSDKGVAMPSVDELDESLISSSEEKKLITRLSMFPEEVEKAAIEMAPHRIVNYVHDLAGDFHSFYNAHRVLDENPSRPSRILLVKATHIVLTNALRILGISAPERM, encoded by the coding sequence ATGGCAGATGTTACCACCATCTTGAGGGACCTCATCGGAGAGGCTCTCTCCGATATGGCTCGGCAGAAGGAGGTGTCCTCCGACCTTCTGCCGGAGGTTCACCTGGAACGTCCGAAGAGGGAGGATCAAGGAGATTGGGCCACCAACGTGGCCATGCAGGCCTGCAAACTTCTGGGGGAAAAACCCAGGGATTTGGCTGCCATGGTGGTGGACAGACTGAAGGACGACGAGCATATCCGTTCCGTCGAGGTGGCCGGGCCGGGGTTTATCAACTTTTTTCTGGCAGATCGGTGGATCGGCAACGTCATATCGTCGGTTCTGTCGTCGGGAGATGACTACGGACGGTGTGATCTGGGAAAGGGAAGAAAGGTGCAGGTCGAGTTCGTCAGCGCCAACCCGACAGGCCCCCTCCACGTCGGACACGGAAGAGGAGCTGCAGTCGGCGATATAGTAGGAAATATACTCGATTTCTCCGGCTGGAAGGTCGAGAAAGAGTACTACGTCAACGACGCCGGTCTACAGATGTCCAATCTGGGGAAATCCACCCAATCCAGGTACTTCGAGCTGTTGGGTCAGGCCGATAAGGCTCCCTTCCCGGAGGACGGGTATAAAGGGGACTACATATATGATCTGGCTCGTCAGGTCATGGACGACCACGGAGACGAATATCTTTCCGTCGACCTAGAGGAGAGTCTTCCATTCTTCAGAGACTTCTCCAGCAGGGTCATACTGGACGGTATCAAGGCGGACCTGGAGCGTTTCGGAGTGACCTTCAACTGCTGGTTTTCCGAGAAGAGCCTTTACGAGAACGATCAGGTGCCGGATACGGTAGAGGCCCTCAGAAAGAGGGGCTACTCCTACGAGGAGGATGGGGCAATCTGGTTTCGTTCCACCGATTTTGGAGACGATAAGGACAGGGTTCTTTTCCGCTCCAACGGAGTCCCCACCTACTTTGCCTCCGACGTGGCCTACCACAAAAACAAGTTCGATCGGGGTTTCGATCTGGCCATAGACGTATGGGGAGCGGATCACCATGGCTACGTCCCTCGTATGAGGGCAGCGGTAGAGGCTCTGGGCAAGTCGCCGGACGATAATTTCGCAGTCACCTTGATTCAGTTCGTCAATCTGCTTCGGGACGGTGAGCAGGTGTCCATGTCGACCAGGTCGGGGCAGTTCGTAACCCTTTCCGACGTCATAGACGAGGTTGGAGTCGATGCTACAAGGTTCTACTTCGTTATGCGTCGTTCCGACAGTCATCTGGACTTCGACCTGGAGCTAGCCAAGAGAGAGTCCTCGGACAACCCGGTGTTCTACGTCCAGTACGCCAACGCCAGGATCGCCAGCATAACCAGAAACCTCAGTGACAAGGGGGTCGCCATGCCCTCCGTGGACGAACTGGACGAATCCCTGATCTCCAGCTCGGAGGAGAAGAAACTTATCACCCGGCTTTCCATGTTCCCCGAGGAAGTGGAGAAGGCCGCGATCGAGATGGCACCCCACAGGATCGTAAACTACGTTCATGACCTGGCCGGAGACTTTCACTCTTTCTACAACGCTCACAGGGTGTTGGATGAGAATCCGAGTCGCCCCTCCAGGATCCTGCTGGTCAAGGCCACCCATATAGTTCTGACAAACGCCCTGAGGATATTGGGCATATCGGCCCCTGAGAGGATGTAG
- the rpsR gene encoding 30S ribosomal protein S18, whose product MAFGGNKRRGKRRPKVCFYCVDKIDSVDYKDVDRLRKYISERGKIVPRRVTGNCANHQRQLTVALKRARYMALLPYSAE is encoded by the coding sequence ATGGCTTTTGGAGGAAACAAAAGACGTGGTAAGCGCCGTCCTAAGGTCTGTTTCTACTGTGTAGACAAGATCGACTCGGTCGACTACAAAGACGTCGACAGACTTCGTAAGTACATCAGCGAGAGGGGCAAGATAGTTCCTCGTCGCGTTACCGGCAACTGTGCCAACCATCAGCGCCAGTTGACAGTGGCTCTCAAGAGAGCCCGTTATATGGCTCTTCTTCCCTACAGCGCCGAGTAA